One genomic region from Salipiger sp. CCB-MM3 encodes:
- the nirD gene encoding nitrite reductase small subunit NirD, which translates to MNALTRDTNAWRLIGSIDDIPSQGARCVKNGETTIAVFRTADDRVFALEDKCPHKNGPLSQGIVHDGCVTCPLHNWVISLETGAATGADEGRTASFPVRLDGRDIYLNLEPNLEMGA; encoded by the coding sequence ATGAACGCCCTCACGCGCGACACCAACGCATGGCGCCTGATCGGCTCCATCGACGACATCCCCAGCCAAGGCGCGCGCTGCGTCAAAAACGGGGAGACCACGATTGCCGTCTTCCGCACCGCGGATGACCGCGTCTTCGCTCTCGAAGACAAATGCCCGCACAAGAACGGGCCGCTCAGTCAGGGGATCGTGCATGACGGCTGCGTCACATGTCCCCTGCACAACTGGGTGATCTCGCTGGAGACCGGTGCCGCCACAGGCGCCGACGAAGGCCGCACCGCCTCCTTCCCCGTCCGTCTGGATGGGCGGGACATCTACCTGAACCTCGAACCGAACCTCGAAATGGGCGCCTGA
- a CDS encoding formate/nitrite transporter family protein: protein MSYIAPKEFAAKMVDAGESKIFMSTKDTLIRAYMAGAILALAAAFAVTIAVNTGNFLVASLLFPVGFCMLYLMGFDLLTGVFTLAPLAVIAKRPGCTWKGVFRNWGLVFCGNFAGAMTTAILMAIVFTTGFSTEPNAVGQKIGSIGEARTLGYAAAGGAGLLTVFTRAVLCNWMVSTGVVAAMMSSSTGGKIMAMWMPILVFFYLGFEHSIVNMFLFPSGIMLGGQFTWFDYLAYNEIPVVLGNLVGGLTFVGGMIYATHFRESPKRNAGRNDDTAGVPAE, encoded by the coding sequence ATGTCGTATATCGCTCCCAAGGAATTCGCGGCCAAGATGGTCGACGCCGGCGAATCCAAGATCTTCATGTCCACCAAGGACACGCTCATCCGCGCCTATATGGCCGGTGCCATCCTCGCGCTGGCCGCCGCCTTTGCGGTGACCATCGCGGTCAACACCGGCAACTTCCTCGTTGCCTCGCTGCTCTTCCCGGTCGGCTTCTGCATGCTCTACCTGATGGGCTTCGACCTGCTGACCGGCGTTTTCACGCTCGCGCCGCTGGCGGTGATCGCCAAGCGTCCGGGCTGCACCTGGAAAGGTGTTTTCCGCAACTGGGGTCTGGTGTTCTGCGGCAACTTCGCGGGCGCTATGACCACCGCGATCCTGATGGCCATCGTCTTCACCACCGGCTTCTCGACCGAGCCCAACGCCGTGGGCCAGAAGATCGGCTCGATCGGTGAGGCCCGGACGCTTGGCTATGCCGCAGCTGGCGGCGCAGGCTTGCTGACCGTCTTCACCCGCGCCGTGCTGTGCAACTGGATGGTCTCGACCGGCGTGGTCGCGGCGATGATGTCCTCCTCCACGGGCGGCAAGATCATGGCCATGTGGATGCCGATCCTCGTGTTCTTCTACCTCGGCTTCGAGCATTCGATCGTCAACATGTTCCTCTTCCCCTCGGGCATCATGCTGGGCGGCCAGTTCACCTGGTTCGACTACCTCGCCTACAACGAGATTCCGGTGGTGCTGGGCAACCTCGTCGGCGGTCTGACCTTCGTGGGCGGCATGATCTACGCAACCCACTTCCGTGAATCGCCGAAGCGCAACGCGGGCCGCAACGACGACACCGCAGGCGTTCCCGCCGAATAA
- a CDS encoding bifunctional protein-serine/threonine kinase/phosphatase produces MPRDTADAMTAATGLRLSLGQHAAQGAKPQMQDFHGALLPEGMQLALKGAVVALADGISSSRFSRAAAEMAVGAMLTDYYDTPESWTVQTSASRVISATNAWLHGQSRAVAPGDPDRGYVCTFSAMVLKGRSAHLFHIGDSHIARLSGDSLEPLTEDHRSGGMLARAMGVSPELRIDHRRVPLQVGDVFVLTTDGVHEHVTGRDLRAVLDRTEDLDAVAEELVAHALRRGSADNLTAQILRVDALPEPGSAALGDEAARLPVPPLPKPGQEIDGFRILRALHHSARSHVFLAAAPDGTRVALKIPASEIAEDPEARRRFLLEDWVARRIHSPHVLRAAPLPGPRSALYGVTDYVEGVTLRQWMTDHPKPSLDEVRSILQQVADGLRTMHRREMIHQDIRPENLLIDGDGTLRIIDFGSVAVAGVEEATPGLMGEMPGTYQYTAPEYLSGDVVSWRSDMYALAVIGYEMLTGLLPYGSQVARIASRRDQMRLVYRSACDETSGVPGWVDAALERALHPDPLRRPDALSEFLADLRRPAPGWQAAHRRPLAARNPVRFWQAVSAILAALCLILAAQLGG; encoded by the coding sequence ATGCCCCGAGACACCGCCGACGCCATGACCGCCGCCACCGGATTGCGCCTCTCGCTTGGCCAGCACGCCGCACAAGGCGCGAAGCCGCAGATGCAGGACTTTCACGGCGCGCTGCTGCCGGAGGGGATGCAACTGGCGCTCAAAGGCGCGGTGGTGGCTCTGGCTGACGGTATTTCCAGCAGTCGCTTTTCCCGCGCGGCCGCCGAGATGGCGGTGGGCGCGATGCTGACCGATTACTACGACACGCCCGAAAGCTGGACGGTGCAGACCTCTGCCAGCCGGGTGATCTCTGCGACGAACGCATGGCTGCACGGCCAGTCGCGCGCCGTGGCACCGGGCGATCCCGACCGGGGCTATGTGTGCACCTTCTCGGCGATGGTGCTGAAGGGCCGCAGCGCCCATCTCTTTCACATCGGCGACAGCCACATTGCGCGCCTCTCCGGCGACAGCCTAGAGCCGCTCACCGAAGACCACCGCAGCGGCGGGATGCTGGCGCGGGCCATGGGCGTCAGCCCAGAGCTGCGCATCGACCACCGCCGGGTGCCGCTCCAGGTGGGGGATGTCTTCGTGCTGACCACCGACGGTGTGCATGAGCATGTCACCGGGCGCGACCTGCGCGCGGTGCTGGACCGGACCGAGGATCTCGACGCGGTGGCCGAGGAGTTGGTGGCCCATGCGCTGCGCCGGGGCAGCGCTGACAATCTCACCGCGCAGATCCTGCGTGTCGACGCGTTGCCCGAGCCCGGCAGCGCCGCGCTGGGCGACGAGGCGGCGCGCCTGCCGGTGCCGCCGCTGCCGAAGCCGGGGCAGGAGATCGACGGGTTTCGCATCCTGCGCGCGCTCCACCATTCTGCGCGCAGCCATGTGTTCCTCGCTGCCGCACCAGACGGCACGCGGGTGGCGCTGAAAATTCCCGCCTCCGAGATCGCCGAAGACCCAGAGGCGCGGCGGCGCTTCCTGCTGGAGGACTGGGTGGCGCGCCGCATCCACAGCCCGCATGTGCTGCGCGCTGCGCCATTGCCGGGGCCGCGCAGCGCGCTTTACGGGGTCACCGACTATGTCGAGGGCGTCACCCTGCGCCAATGGATGACCGACCACCCGAAGCCATCGCTCGACGAGGTGCGCAGCATCTTGCAGCAGGTGGCGGACGGGCTGCGCACGATGCACCGCCGCGAGATGATCCATCAGGATATCCGGCCCGAGAACCTGCTGATCGACGGTGACGGCACGCTGCGGATCATCGATTTCGGCTCGGTCGCCGTGGCCGGTGTGGAAGAGGCGACGCCGGGCCTCATGGGCGAGATGCCCGGAACCTACCAATACACCGCGCCCGAGTATCTTTCGGGGGATGTGGTGAGCTGGCGGTCCGACATGTATGCGCTGGCGGTGATCGGCTACGAGATGCTGACCGGGCTTTTGCCCTATGGCTCTCAGGTGGCCCGCATCGCCTCGCGCCGGGACCAGATGCGCCTCGTCTACCGCTCGGCCTGCGACGAGACGAGCGGCGTGCCCGGCTGGGTGGATGCCGCGCTGGAACGCGCTTTGCATCCCGACCCGCTCCGCCGTCCCGACGCGCTTTCGGAATTCCTTGCCGATCTGCGCCGTCCCGCGCCGGGCTGGCAGGCCGCGCATCGTCGCCCGCTTGCAGCGCGCAATCCCGTCCGTTTCTGGCAGGCCGTCTCCGCGATCCTTGCGGCGCTCTGCCTTATCCTCGCCGCCCAACTGGGCGGCTGA
- the cynS gene encoding cyanase encodes MKDALIPQDLTKDDVAALILAAKKRAGLSWEGIAKEIGMSPVWTHSACVGMNAMPPAKAKALVALLDLPAEAEEALIESPTKVWSQTVPTDPCIYRLYEIVGVYGPTIKALIHEEFGDGIMSAIDFDMEVTRVPHEKGDRVKIEMSGKYLGYNAW; translated from the coding sequence ATGAAAGACGCACTCATCCCGCAGGATCTGACCAAGGACGATGTCGCCGCGCTGATCCTCGCCGCCAAGAAACGTGCCGGCCTGAGCTGGGAGGGGATCGCCAAGGAAATCGGCATGTCGCCGGTTTGGACCCATTCGGCCTGTGTCGGCATGAACGCGATGCCGCCCGCGAAGGCCAAAGCGTTGGTGGCGCTGCTTGACCTGCCCGCCGAAGCCGAAGAGGCGCTGATCGAAAGCCCGACCAAGGTCTGGAGCCAGACCGTGCCGACCGATCCCTGCATCTACCGGCTCTATGAGATCGTCGGCGTCTATGGCCCGACCATCAAGGCGCTGATCCACGAAGAGTTCGGCGACGGCATCATGTCGGCCATCGACTTCGACATGGAGGTGACGCGCGTGCCGCATGAAAAGGGCGACCGGGTGAAGATCGAGATGTCCGGAAAATACCTCGGCTACAACGCTTGGTAA